One genomic segment of Coffea arabica cultivar ET-39 chromosome 6e, Coffea Arabica ET-39 HiFi, whole genome shotgun sequence includes these proteins:
- the LOC113696071 gene encoding uncharacterized protein, translating to MDLNASPQPEEDDEIFEPHLGEDSAPEEHVHHNDSAEFAESAVEISRREREQRIQKMRSQRMDDRPQYVQQPYSQDDMFQTKRQKTHNKLPPGWLDCPAFGQEIGCIIPSKVPLGESFNDAIIPGKRYSFRQVLHQQRVLGRKLGLVIDLTNTYRYYPLQDLKKDGIKHVKISCKGRDSVPENEAVNQFVYEVSLFLARQKHSKKYILVHCTHGHNRTGYMIIHYLMRTLPISVTQAVKIFADSRPPGIYKPDYIDALYTFYHEKKPDMVVCPGTPEWKKSTEFDLNGDAMPDDDDDGTSAALPIATQETDVVMTNDDILGDAIPSEQQEALRQFVYQSLKLSVGVKGLSQFPGSHPVSLNSENVKLLRQRYYYATWKADGTRYMMLITMDGCYLIDRHFQFRRVQMRFPCRHTNEGIAEKTHHFTLLDGEMIIDTMPDSQKQERRYLIYDMMAINSVSLIERPFYERWKMLEKEIIEPRNYERQHIYQSRNPYYRYELEPFRVRRKDFWLLSTVTKLLKEFIPRLSHAADGLIFQGWDDPYVPRTHEGLLKWKYANMNSVDFLFEVVDNRQLLYLHEKGKKKLMEGNVVVFDDGSEPLSFSGKIIECAWKAEEKVWVCMRIRTDKGTPNDFNTYKKVMRSIRDNITEEILLGEIHETIQLPMYADRIQRDSKPHYHSNSVRRR from the exons ATGGACTTAAATGCCTCTCCACAGCCAGAAGAGGATGATGAGATTTTTGAGCCGCACTTAGGAGAAGACAGTGCACCAGAAGAACATGTTCATCACAATGATAGTGCTGAATTTGCAGAGAGTGCTGTTGAGATTTCTCGCCGG GAACGTGAGCAAAGGATTCAAAAGATGAGAAGTCAACGGATGGATGATCGACCCCAATATGTACAACAACCATATAGTCAGGATGATATGTTTCAAACGAAAAGACAGAAAACTCACAATAAGCTTCCACCAG GTTGGCTGGACTGTCCAGCTTTTGGTCAAGAGATAGGTTGCATAATACCTTCTAAAGTTCCATTGGGTGAATCCTTCAATGATGCTATTATTCCTGGCAAAAGATACTCATTCAGACAAGTGCTACATCAGCAAAGAGTGTTAGGCAGAAAG CTTGGCTTGGTGATTGATTTGACAAATACATATCGGTACTATCCATTGCAAGATTTGAAGAAAGATGGTATAAAACATGTTAAG ATTTCTTGCAAGGGGCGCGATTCTGTACCTGAAAATGAGGCCGTTAATCAATTTGTTTATGAG GTCTCACTATTCCTTGCTCGCCAGAAGCACTCAAAGAAATATATTTTGGTGCATTGCACTCATGGACATAATCGAACTGGGTATATGATCATTCACTATCTCATGCGTACTTTGCCTATATCCGTCACTCAG GCAGTCAAAATATTTGCTGATTCGCGCCCACCAGGAATATACAAGCCTGATTATATTGATGCATTGTACACCTTTTATCATGAAAAGAAACCCGATATGGTCGTCTGCCCCGGAACTCCAGAATGGAAAAAATCCACTGAATTTGATCTAAATGGTGATGCCATGccagatgatgatgatgatggaaCTTCTGCTGCTCTGCCTATT GCTACTCAGGAAACAGATGTAGTGATGACAAATGATGACATTTTAGGAGATGCTATCCCCTCCGAACAGCAAGAAGCACTGAGGCAGTTCGTTTACCAGTCACTTAAGTTATCAGTAGGG GTAAAAGGGTTGTCACAGTTTCCAGGGTCACATCCAGTTTCTCTCAACAG TGAGAATGTAAAACTGCTTAGGCAACGTTACTATTATGCTACATGGAAAGCTGATGGGACTCGATATATGATGCTGATTACAATGGATGGGTGCTACTTAATTGATAGGCACTTTCAGTTCCGGAGGGTCCAGATGAGATTTCCTTGCAGACATACAAATGAA GGTATAGCTGAGAAGACCCACCACTTCACATTACTTGATGGGGAAATGATAATTGATACAATGCCGGATTCTCAGAAGCAGGAAAGACGATACCTGATATATGATATGATGGCAATTAATTCAGTTTCTCTTATAGAG CGACCCTTTTATGAGCGTTGGAAAATGCTTGAGAAAGAAATAATTGAACCGAGGAACTATGAGCGTCAGCACATTTATCAGAGTAGGAACCCCTATTATAGATATGAACTTGAACCATTCAGG GTGAGGAGAAAGGATTTTTGGCTGCTTTCTACTGTAACTAAACTTCTGAAGGAATTCATCCCCAGGCTTTCTCATGCAGCTGATGGTCTTATCTTTCAG GGTTGGGATGACCCTTATGTTCCTCGCACACACGAGGGACTCTTGAAATGGAAATATGCAAATATGAATTCGGTGGATTTCCTTTTTGAG GTGGTTGATAATCGCCAGCTTCTTTATCTTCatgaaaaagggaagaaaaagctGATGGAAGGGAATGTGGTTGTATTTGATG ATGGCTCTGAGCCGTTATCATTTTCGGGGAAGATTATTGAGTGCGCTTGGAAAGCTGAAGAAAAGGTGTGGGTATGTATGCGGATCAGGACTGATAAAGGAACTCCAAACGACTTCAACACCTATAAGAAG GTTATGAGAAGTATAAGGGATAATATCACTGAGGAGATCTTATTGGGTGAGATTCATGAGACCATTCAGTTGCCAATGTATGCTGATCGGATCCAGAGAGACAGCAAGCCTCACTACCACTCGAATTCTGTGCGGCGTAGGTGA
- the LOC113695335 gene encoding F-box protein At5g49610, whose amino-acid sequence MEALQNDKVRNRKNISRKDGEGRGAMESTSFKDLHESIVFGILVKVPPSYVYKNGRLVCRAWRDLISRDDFIVQNFMETKAELLVGGPTSRRNGYFEVKLMEVEGALQLDCKLRDCGLCRMGRPRSSCNGLLLLNHPKEEGLLQVMNLITTVGLTLPKCPSGCRHKACGSALGFDPNKKEYKVIHMYADSFGFEIFNLAGPPDAAWRIIPGPWEGLQERPYDFERFSWSDPISVNGRVLHWHVASNEYIISMDVSEEISTKTYLPNISEEIESYKYTLAELGGYLSFVYALSDIQVDIWILDDCFRGQIWSKKHSIQLDLIKYVTPENSLLPANHANALPNLSKLVAVAGRGCDILILKHENSCLYIYDMKHRVMKKFKMNMKNPMYFIPHRSSLLHWRNS is encoded by the coding sequence ATGGAGGCCTTACAGAATGACAAGGTTAGAAACAGAAAGAACATATCGAGGAAAGACGGAGAAGGAAGAGGGGCAATGGAGAGTACTTCTTTCAAAGATCTTCACGAAAGTATCGTATTTGGCATTCTCGTTAAAGTTCCACCTAGTTATGTTTACAAGAACGGAAGGCTTGTTTGCCGAGCATGGAGAGATCTTATCTCCAGAGATGATTTCATTGTCCAGAATTTTATGGAAACCAAGGCGGAATTACTAGTGGGAGGGCCAACCTCCAGAAGAAATGGATATTTCGAAGTAAAGCTGATGGAAGTAGAAGGGGCACTGCAGCTTGATTGTAAGCTACGAGATTGTGGACTGTGTCGAATGGGTCGTCCCAGGTCCAGCTGCAATGGCTTGCTGCTGCTGAATCACCCAAAGGAGGAAGGGTTGCTGCAAGTGATGAATTTAATAACCACGGTTGGTTTAACACTTCCAAAGTGCCCTTCGGGCTGTCGGCACAAAGCTTGTGGATCAGCACTTGGTTTTGACCCCAATAAGAAGGAATACAAAGTGATTCACATGTACGCTGATTCTTTCGGCTTTGAAATCTTTAACTTGGCCGGTCCTCCAGATGCGGCATGGAGAATAATTCCCGGGCCTTGGGAAGGATTGCAGGAGAGGCCTTATGACTTTGAACGGTTTTCCTGGAGTGACCCCATATCCGTGAATGGAAGAGTTTTGCATTGGCATGTTGCTTCAAACGAGTACATCATCTCAATGGATGTGAGCGAAGAGATTTCAACCAAAACATATCTTCCCAATATCAGCGAGGAGATAGAGAGTTATAAGTATACTTTGGCGGAATTGGGCGGGTATCTTTCTTTTGTGTATGCCTTGTCCGACATCCAAGTTGATATCTGGATTCTGGATGACTGCTTTAGAGGACAGATTTGGTCAAAGAAACATAGCATTCAATTGGATTTGATAAAGTACGTGACGCCAGAGAACTCTTTGCTACCCGCTAACCATGCCAATGCTTTGCCAAATCTTAGCAAACTCGTTGCTGTTGCTGGTCGAGGTTGTGACATATTGATCCTGAAGCATGAAAACTCTTGCTTGTACATATATGACATGAAACACAGAGTGATGAAGAAATTTAAGATGAATATGAAGAATCCCATGTACTTCATACCTCACAGAAGCAGCCTTCTGCACTGGCGGAATTCCTGA
- the LOC113695275 gene encoding steroid 5-alpha-reductase DET2, which yields MSLSDQHVFNYSLIFFLVITPPTIIALRYLTAPYGKHQRPGWGPTIPAPLAWFLMESPTLWLTLLLFPFGKNHSNPTAQILILPYLIHYFHRTVIYPLTLFLKTTRSHRGKNNLDSRAGQKAAAFPVSVAAMAFAFNLLNAYLQTRWVSHYADYEGDRWFWWRFASGLVVFVVGMAVNLRSDYALLGLKSRGGGGYKIPRGGCFELVSCPNYFGEILEWLGWALMTWSWAGFVFLLYTCANLVPRAASNHKWYLDKFGEDYPKHRKAVIPCVF from the coding sequence ATGTCGTTGTCGGACCAGCATGTGTTCAATTACAGCCTCATCTTCTTCCTCGTCATCACACCACCTACCATCATCGCCCTGCGCTACCTCACCGCCCCCTACGGCAAGCACCAGCGCCCTGGTTGGGGCCCCACCATTCCGGCCCCTCTAGCCTGGTTCCTCATGGAGAGCCCCACCCTCTGGCTCACCCTCCTCCTCTTCCCTTTTGGCAAGAACCACTCCAACCCGACTGCCCAAATCCTCATTCTCCCCTATCTCATCCACTACTTCCACCGCACCGTCATCTACCCCTTGACGCTCTTCCTCAAGACCACCCGTAGCCATCGCGGAAAAAACAATCTTGATTCTCGGGCTGGCCAGAAAGCCGCCGCATTTCCCGTCAGCGTCGCCGCGATGGCGTTTGCTTTCAATCTTCTGAATGCTTATTTGCAGACGAGGTGGGTGTCTCATTACGCCGACTACGAGGGGGACCGATGGTTCTGGTGGCGGTTCGCCAGCGGCCTGGTGGTTTTCGTGGTGGGTATGGCGGTGAACTTGAGATCGGATTATGCGTTATTGGGCCTCAAGAGCCGAGGCGGGGGCGGATATAAGATACCCAGAGGAGGGTGTTTCGAGCTAGTGAGCTGCCCAAATTATTTTGGGGAGATATTGGAGTGGTTGGGCTGGGCTTTGATGACTTGGTCCTGGGCGGGTTTCGTGTTTCTGTTGTATACTTGTGCGAACTTGGTGCCCAGGGCTGCTTCAAATCACAAGTGGTACCTGGACAAGTTTGGGGAAGATTATCCTAAACACAGAAAAGCTGTTATTCCCTGCGTGTTTTGA